GATAGTGATTGTGATACGGATGAAGTATTATTCCATCAACTATCATCTCAAATGGCTCACCATCATCtattctatcatcttcttctgatacTCCTACGAGTTCTTTCCCATCCCACACGTTTCTATGAAACGCACATTTTGAATGAACAAAATAATCACCACATTTCTTGCAAGAGTATGCTCCATAATTGTTGTCAACTTGTTGACGACAGACTCCGCAAGACAACTTCCCAGATGGTAGAGAAGAAGTAAATGAGATACGGTGTTGGTGTCGAGATATTCTTATGACATGTGGGTAACCGATACAATCTTTATGAATGACGAAGACGCATTGGATACAGATGTATGTGGGATCAAGCTTCTTAACAAGGGCACAAATATTGCAAACTAGAGAAGCTTGTGTAGGGAAAAAGGTGAGAGGGTGGAGGTGGCTTTTTGGATGGTCTAAAACAAAGGGTACGGTTTTCATAGCACAAATCGGGTCCATACTCAAATCACATGTCGCACAATGATAAAACATGTTGGACACAAGTCTTCCACAACAAACGCAAACCATATGCATTGGATGACTGTAAAGTCGTAGAGAATGAAAGGGGTGGGAAGGGTGTTTGATCTCAAGAGGAGACTCTACACATTCTTTGTGAAACTTCTCTTCACATTCAAGGCATGTATAATAGCTTACACTAAGCATTTCCATTTGGCATGCACCACACTTAAACTCGTGACGATCAGGTTTTTTATTATTGCACCAAAACAGAGGGACTACAGGGAGCTTACAGATACCATGGTGGTCGACGTCGCAGTCAAGCAAAGATTCGCCTTGTTGATCACCGCTTGTTGTGCTTGGGAAGTTAGGATAAGAATTGAATTGATGAAACTTGAAGAAATCAACACCATCATAGCTCTTCTCTACTATGAATTTATGAGATTTGATACGAGCATGTGGACAAAAAAATTGAGGTTGGAGACGGAGGTCATCACCACCAGAATCCACAGCTTGAGCTTCACCGGAGGAGGTTGGGTGGTCTGTTTGTGTTGATGTGTATACTAAATATGATTTTTCATCCATTTCCACTTTACGAAATACACCCATGGAACTCATGGCTGCTACAAAAGggtattggattttttttgtgatattatTCTTCCCAGTCTCTCCCTCTTGCAATATATTACACATACACTCAGTTGATCTTGAATATAAAACTTGGGAATACAGCTAAGCTTGgtctttttatattctttgttataGAAAAGTTTTCGATATTTGAGTTTGAGTGGCCCCaaaagagttgttttttttaaattgatttccAATTGCGGTACAATTTTATTACTATTGGTTTTCTTGGTAACCTCGTTTAGagaagataacaaaaataaatttccaGTAATCATTGATCTTGTCCCTAaagtttagttttatatattattacaaaatcTTAGGTTCAAATAATTGATGTCTTAATCTTTTCTTGCATGCATTATTGCATTAGTAGGTAAAAAAAGGAGTAAACCACAATACATTTTCAATGTTCAGACTTCAATGAAAATTTCAGACAGTCCTTTGGACTTGCAGGTCTTCTAATCTCAACCGTATATGAACTGATCTGAAAGCtcaaaacatacataaatttgaCTGTCAAAATCGATTTCTGTTTTTTCTAGGTGTTTTCTGATTGACATATCTAATAACTAGTCGCAGAAATGCCTAAACTCACATCACACTTCATCTCTATTCCTCTATACTACATCTGATAAACAACATACCGGCATGTCATTAACAATCAATTTGGACTAAGCACAAGGAAAGATGAATTTTCATACATGTCTACAAAAAACGATGATGCAGCTATAATCTATGTGGCTCATCCATCACTTCTGTTAGCTTTTTTAGCTTTCAATACATAAACAAGAGTACATTTGAAGATGACAAAATAAACGTCAGGAAGAAGAATTCGTTTACCAAAAGGAAAAGACTCTCAAGCACGTCTTTTGCTGAGACGCCATGAGTTAGGCTCGTGGTACCGGTCATACAAAGGCTCAATGCGTTCTTGGCGCTTGCGCTTGCTCATTTTCGTTGGGTCAGAGACTTTGAAAAACCTTGGAGCTAACTCAACAAGCCACTTTGGGTCAATCACAGTTACTTCCCTCATGTACTCTTTGGTCGTCATCACAAGATCATGATATATAACCCAGTCTGGTTGTCTCTGGAACAGCGCGCTGCTCGGGTGTATATACACCGGTTGATTCTCCACTAGTGTCCTGTAACCTTCCTGTGGATCTTTCCTTGCTCCATGGAAGAAGAATCCTGCCGTGATTGCTTTCCTTATCTTCGTGAAATTCTTCCCCGCACTCACCACATCTAGTTTATATCtgcaaaacagaaaaatcaaaCGTTCAGAAACTGGacttggattgtcacacattatcaTTACAAGTTGAGCTCAATACTAGTTTAGTTACTTACTTGTCCATAATGCTGAGAAGTTGTTTCCTCACATCTTGAGCACGTCGTAACGATCTTGACTGaatgaaattttcaaaacacCATGGACCTGAGAAGTTTTTGGCCTTCCACGCCTCATATACAGCCAGTAATGTCAGGTGATCACCCTCGGGCTGGAAAAACTTTGCCCGTTTTTGGTCTGCCTGAGCTTGCTTCTCCCTCGGTCTATAAAATATGTTGCCCGTCTGGATCATAGCAATCATCGTTAAAATCTCATCGCTGCACCCGAGATCCACACTTGCTAGCAACATTTTAGAAAGCGGCGGTTCAAGAGGAAACTCTGCCATTTTTCTACCAAGCTTCGTCAACAAACCTTCTTCATCCAAAGCTCCCAGGCTGTACAACTGTTCCATTGCAGAGATCAATGCTTGTGGTTGAGGTGGATCCATGAAGTCAAACGATAGCAGGTCATTAATACCCATGGCTTTCATGGTCAGGGTTGTCATTCCAAGATTAATTCTTTGAATTTCAGGGATTGATGTAGGAGGCATCTCATTACGATATGCGCTTTCCGTGTAGAGACGGTAACATTTCCCGGGCCCAGTACGACCAGCACGTCCAGCTCTTTGCTTTGCCGATGCCTGTGAAATTGGAGTAATGACTAGCGATTCTAGCCCTTGCTTTGGATTGTACACGTTCTGCTTTGCAAACCCAGGATCAACAACATAGTATATACCATCTATTGTTAGAGAAGCTTCTGCAATATTTGTAGCTACGACCACTTTCCGTTTACCAGGAGGTGGAGGATCAAATATTCTAGATTGCATTTCACTAGGAAGGGCACTGTAAACTGGAAGTATGATGAGTTCAGGAACATTTTTACCTAGAcctttcattctctcatataGAGATTGGCATGCAGAATCGATTTCTTCCTGTCCAGTCAAAAAGACGAGAATGTCCCCCTCAGGTTCAGTCAAGTGAATCTGAAGGACTGTGATCAGAGCCGCATCCAAGTAATCTGTTTCTGGCTGTTTAGTATACAGTATCTCAACAGGAAAGGTTCTTCCAGGAATGGTAAAGATGTTGCAGTTGAAGAAATACCCAGAGAACTTCTCTGCATCCAATGTGGCAGACGTGACAATCAGACGAAGATCAAGTCGACGTTTCATCAGCTTCTTTAGAAGACCAAAAAGCACATCAGTGTGGATTGTCCGCTCGTGAGCTTCATCAAGCATGATTACAGAGTATTGAGAGAGGTTTTCATCTATAAGAATCTCCCTAAGAAGCATACCATCAGTCATGTACTTGATCACTGTATCTGGTCCAGTACAATCCTCAAACCGAATCGCATACCCTACCTCCTCTCCTAAACGACAACCAAACTCCTCAGCTACTCTCTTGGCCACAGACATCGCAGCAACCCTACGAGGCTGAGTACACCCGATCTTTCCCCTTGTTGTGTAACCTGATTCG
The sequence above is drawn from the Camelina sativa cultivar DH55 chromosome 4, Cs, whole genome shotgun sequence genome and encodes:
- the LOC104783552 gene encoding uncharacterized protein LOC104783552, with translation MSSMGVFRKVEMDEKSYLVYTSTQTDHPTSSGEAQAVDSGGDDLRLQPQFFCPHARIKSHKFIVEKSYDGVDFFKFHQFNSYPNFPSTTSGDQQGESLLDCDVDHHGICKLPVVPLFWCNNKKPDRHEFKCGACQMEMLSVSYYTCLECEEKFHKECVESPLEIKHPSHPFHSLRLYSHPMHMVCVCCGRLVSNMFYHCATCDLSMDPICAMKTVPFVLDHPKSHLHPLTFFPTQASLVCNICALVKKLDPTYICIQCVFVIHKDCIGYPHVIRISRHQHRISFTSSLPSGKLSCGVCRQQVDNNYGAYSCKKCGDYFVHSKCAFHRNVWDGKELVGVSEEDDRIDDGEPFEMIVDGIILHPYHNHYLRLEISRVYDENKYCRGCTLPIYEGQFYSCMECGFILHESCAKAPRMKRHPLHPHPLTLNVATKELGNNEGIYNCSVCGRNGSGFFYDHQVGEGRFRLDLRCASIIEPFEYEGHKHPLFLASELEKKVRCQTCKGKSYSKLYCMECDYVICFRCVTFPYKVRYKHDSHFLRICDGKKASDEPDWCEVCEGKIEEVKERESPWDERKEMRYYKCSDCRTTLHVECLLGRDMYMRPGFSVKDYISFSKHSLGSEGSKWTDVRILLNSSLSRPICTGCMRRCPFPIVFKGYNTIFCSWDCIGYGDVVTGLPTSYPFFSITEVDLN
- the LOC104779867 gene encoding probable pre-mRNA-splicing factor ATP-dependent RNA helicase DEAH5 isoform X1: MEKEELNKLNHLSLVSNVCNELETHLGSAEKVLAEFIIDLGRHSDTVDEFDKKLKEQGAEMPDYFVRSLLTVIHAIYPPKPKSEKKREEGEDVKFKGLAIKDTKDKVKELEKEIEREAEERRRAEDGNRDRERGRDRRDSGRDRDRDRGRDRNRDDRRDRHRDDRESHRGDEEGEDRRSDRRHRDRGRGDEEGEDRRRDRRAKDEYVEEDRGGAVANEPELYQVYKGRVTRVMDAGCFVQFDKFRGKEGLVHVSQMATRRVEKPKEFVKRDMEVYVKVISNSNDKLSLSMRDVDQNTGRDLIPLRKPSDEDDSSRSNPSYRTKDGQVTKTGISGIRIVEENDVAPSRRPLKKMSSPERWEAKQLIASGVLRVDEFPMYDEDGDGMLYQEEGAEEELEIEMNEDEPAFLQGQTRYSVDMSPVKIFKNPEGSLSRAAALQSALTKERREMREQQQRTMLDSIPKDLNRPWEDPMPETGERHLAQELRGVGLSAYDMPEWKKDAFGKTPTFGQRSKLSIQEQRESLPIYKLKKELIQAVHDNQVLVVIGETGSGKTTQVTQYLAESGYTTRGKIGCTQPRRVAAMSVAKRVAEEFGCRLGEEVGYAIRFEDCTGPDTVIKYMTDGMLLREILIDENLSQYSVIMLDEAHERTIHTDVLFGLLKKLMKRRLDLRLIVTSATLDAEKFSGYFFNCNIFTIPGRTFPVEILYTKQPETDYLDAALITVLQIHLTEPEGDILVFLTGQEEIDSACQSLYERMKGLGKNVPELIILPVYSALPSEMQSRIFDPPPPGKRKVVVATNIAEASLTIDGIYYVVDPGFAKQNVYNPKQGLESLVITPISQASAKQRAGRAGRTGPGKCYRLYTESAYRNEMPPTSIPEIQRINLGMTTLTMKAMGINDLLSFDFMDPPQPQALISAMEQLYSLGALDEEGLLTKLGRKMAEFPLEPPLSKMLLASVDLGCSDEILTMIAMIQTGNIFYRPREKQAQADQKRAKFFQPEGDHLTLLAVYEAWKAKNFSGPWCFENFIQSRSLRRAQDVRKQLLSIMDKYKLDVVSAGKNFTKIRKAITAGFFFHGARKDPQEGYRTLVENQPVYIHPSSALFQRQPDWVIYHDLVMTTKEYMREVTVIDPKWLVELAPRFFKVSDPTKMSKRKRQERIEPLYDRYHEPNSWRLSKRRA
- the LOC104779867 gene encoding probable pre-mRNA-splicing factor ATP-dependent RNA helicase DEAH5 isoform X2, yielding MEKEELNKLNHLSLVSNVCNELETHLGSAEKVLAEFIIDLGRHSETVDEFDKKLKEQGAEMPDYFVRSLLTVIHAIYPPKPKSEKKREEGEDVKFKGLAIKDTKDKVKELEKEIEREAEERRRAEDGNRDRERGRDRRDSGRDRDRDRGRDRNRDDRRDRHRDDRESHRGDEEGEDRRSDRRHRDRGRGDEEGEDRRRDRRAKDEYVEEDRGGAVANEPELYQVYKGRVTRVMDAGCFVQFDKFRGKEGLVHVSQMATRRVEKPKEFVKRDMEVYVKVISNSNDKLSLSMRDVDQNTGRDLIPLRKPSDEDDSSRSNPSYRTKDGQVTKTGISGIRIVEENDVAPSRRPLKKMSSPERWEAKQLIASGVLRVDEFPMYDEDGDGMLYQEEGAEEELEIEMNEDEPAFLQGQTRYSVDMSPVKIFKNPEGSLSRAAALQSALTKERREMREQQQRTMLDSIPKDLNRPWEDPMPETGERHLAQELRGVGLSAYDMPEWKKDAFGKTPTFGQRSKLSIQEQRESLPIYKLKKELIQAVHDNQVLVVIGETGSGKTTQVTQYLAESGYTTRGKIGCTQPRRVAAMSVAKRVAEEFGCRLGEEVGYAIRFEDCTGPDTVIKYMTDGMLLREILIDENLSQYSVIMLDEAHERTIHTDVLFGLLKKLMKRRLDLRLIVTSATLDAEKFSGYFFNCNIFTIPGRTFPVEILYTKQPETDYLDAALITVLQIHLTEPEGDILVFLTGQEEIDSACQSLYERMKGLGKNVPELIILPVYSALPSEMQSRIFDPPPPGKRKVVVATNIAEASLTIDGIYYVVDPGFAKQNVYNPKQGLESLVITPISQASAKQRAGRAGRTGPGKCYRLYTESAYRNEMPPTSIPEIQRINLGMTTLTMKAMGINDLLSFDFMDPPQPQALISAMEQLYSLGALDEEGLLTKLGRKMAEFPLEPPLSKMLLASVDLGCSDEILTMIAMIQTGNIFYRPREKQAQADQKRAKFFQPEGDHLTLLAVYEAWKAKNFSGPWCFENFIQSRSLRRAQDVRKQLLSIMDKYKLDVVSAGKNFTKIRKAITAGFFFHGARKDPQEGYRTLVENQPVYIHPSSALFQRQPDWVIYHDLVMTTKEYMREVTVIDPKWLVELAPRFFKVSDPTKMSKRKRQERIEPLYDRYHEPNSWRLSKRRA